The Streptomyces sp. NBC_00344 genome includes a window with the following:
- a CDS encoding glycoside hydrolase family 3 N-terminal domain-containing protein, producing MASHPVPQAPRATAVPVAATAAESPAVERPAADAPWRDPSRTPGERVTDLIARMSLEEKTAQLYGVWVGADSEGDGVAPHQNDMVDPVDWEKLITRGLGQLTRPFGTAPVDAGVGAVSLARAQQRIAEAGRFQIPALAHEECLAGFTAFGATAYPVPLAWGAAWDPALVAEMAHRIGSDMRSVGVHQGLAPVLDVVRDPRWGRVEETIGEDPYLVATVATAYVRGLESAGIVATLKHFAGYSASAGARNLAPVRAGARELSDVILPPFEMAVREGGARSVMSSYSEIDGVPTAADPALLTGLLRDTWGFEGTVVADYFGIGFLETLHKVAADRADAGRLALAAGVDVELPTVRSYGDTLIAAVRSGAVTEDIVDRALTRVLLQKCELGLLDPDWSPLPAALPHGDDPEQARGTIDLDPAENRALARLLAEQSCVLLSNPSGALPLRADTRIAVVGPRADDPFAMLGCYSFPSHVGVSHPEVPLGITIPTLLESLGAELPDTRLTFAPGCDVDGDDTSGIRAAVELARDADICVAVLGDRAGLFGRGTSGEGCDAADLSLPGVQGELLDALLATGTPVVLVLLTGRPYALGRWDGGPAAVVHAFFPGEEGGPALSGVLSGRVNPSGRLPVGVPYGPGGQPWTYLQPPLGLAGGVSSLDPTPLYAFGHGLSYTTFAWDPVGPTPAELPTDGSMDIELVVRNTGVRDGAEVVQLYLHDPVAQTTRPDVRLIGYARVPLAAGQARRVRFRFDADLTSFTGLDGRRVVEPGDLELRFATSSAATGIRQIVPLRLTGPERTVDHRRRLVCDTSVAPPADGV from the coding sequence ATGGCATCCCACCCCGTTCCGCAAGCCCCGCGCGCCACTGCCGTCCCCGTCGCCGCCACTGCCGCCGAAAGCCCTGCCGTCGAACGTCCCGCTGCTGATGCACCCTGGCGCGACCCGTCCCGCACGCCCGGTGAGCGAGTGACCGATCTCATCGCCCGGATGAGCCTGGAGGAGAAGACCGCACAGCTCTACGGTGTCTGGGTGGGCGCCGACTCCGAAGGCGATGGGGTCGCACCGCATCAGAACGACATGGTGGATCCGGTCGACTGGGAGAAGCTGATCACCCGGGGGCTCGGACAGCTCACCCGGCCCTTCGGCACCGCCCCGGTGGACGCCGGCGTCGGCGCCGTCTCACTGGCCCGCGCCCAGCAACGTATCGCCGAAGCGGGGCGGTTCCAGATACCCGCACTGGCCCACGAGGAGTGCCTGGCCGGCTTCACCGCCTTCGGCGCGACCGCCTACCCGGTGCCGCTGGCCTGGGGCGCCGCCTGGGATCCGGCGCTGGTCGCCGAGATGGCCCACCGGATCGGCAGCGACATGCGGTCCGTCGGCGTCCACCAGGGGCTGGCGCCTGTTCTGGACGTGGTCCGTGATCCGCGCTGGGGCCGTGTCGAAGAGACCATCGGCGAGGACCCCTACCTGGTCGCCACCGTCGCCACCGCCTACGTCCGGGGACTGGAGTCCGCCGGCATCGTGGCCACCCTCAAGCACTTCGCCGGGTACTCCGCATCGGCGGGCGCCCGTAACCTCGCCCCGGTGCGGGCCGGCGCCCGTGAACTGTCCGACGTGATCCTGCCGCCGTTCGAGATGGCCGTGCGGGAAGGCGGCGCCCGCTCGGTGATGAGCTCCTACTCCGAGATCGACGGTGTGCCCACCGCAGCCGACCCGGCCCTGCTCACAGGCCTGCTCCGGGACACCTGGGGTTTCGAAGGCACCGTCGTCGCCGACTATTTCGGCATCGGCTTCCTGGAGACGCTGCACAAGGTCGCCGCCGACCGCGCCGATGCCGGCCGGTTGGCCCTGGCAGCCGGTGTCGACGTGGAACTGCCCACCGTCCGCTCCTACGGCGACACCCTGATCGCCGCCGTCCGCTCGGGCGCGGTGACGGAGGACATCGTCGACCGGGCGCTGACCAGGGTGCTGCTGCAGAAGTGCGAGCTGGGCCTGCTCGACCCCGACTGGTCGCCGCTGCCCGCCGCCCTCCCCCACGGCGACGACCCGGAGCAGGCGCGCGGCACCATCGACCTCGACCCCGCCGAGAACAGGGCCCTGGCCCGGCTGCTGGCCGAGCAGTCCTGCGTCCTGCTCTCCAACCCCTCGGGCGCGCTGCCACTGCGCGCCGACACCCGGATCGCCGTGGTCGGCCCCCGCGCGGACGACCCGTTCGCGATGCTCGGCTGCTACTCCTTCCCCAGCCATGTCGGCGTCTCCCACCCCGAGGTGCCGCTGGGCATCACCATCCCGACCCTGCTGGAGTCGCTCGGCGCTGAACTCCCGGACACCCGGCTGACCTTCGCCCCCGGCTGCGATGTGGACGGCGACGACACCTCCGGTATCCGGGCCGCGGTGGAACTGGCCCGCGACGCGGATATTTGCGTGGCGGTACTCGGCGACCGTGCCGGACTCTTCGGGCGCGGCACCTCCGGCGAAGGCTGTGACGCCGCGGACCTCTCCCTGCCGGGTGTCCAGGGCGAACTGCTCGACGCGCTGCTGGCCACCGGAACCCCGGTGGTGCTGGTGCTGCTGACGGGCCGTCCGTACGCGCTGGGACGCTGGGACGGCGGGCCGGCCGCCGTCGTCCACGCCTTCTTCCCCGGCGAGGAGGGCGGGCCGGCACTGTCCGGAGTGCTCTCGGGACGGGTCAATCCCTCGGGCCGGCTGCCCGTCGGGGTGCCGTACGGGCCGGGCGGCCAGCCCTGGACGTATCTGCAGCCGCCGCTGGGTCTTGCGGGCGGGGTCAGCAGCCTCGACCCGACGCCGTTGTACGCCTTCGGCCACGGCCTCTCGTACACCACCTTCGCCTGGGATCCGGTCGGCCCGACACCGGCCGAGCTGCCCACCGACGGCTCCATGGACATCGAACTCGTCGTCCGCAACACGGGGGTGCGCGACGGAGCCGAGGTGGTGCAGCTCTATCTGCACGACCCGGTCGCCCAGACCACCCGCCCCGACGTGCGGCTCATCGGCTACGCCAGGGTGCCGCTGGCCGCCGGGCAGGCGCGGCGCGTTCGGTTCCGCTTCGACGCCGACCTGACGTCCTTCACCGGCCTGGACGGGCGAAGGGTCGTCGAACCGGGCGATCTGGAACTGCGCTTCGCTACCTCCAGCGCGGCCACCGGCATCCGGCAGATTGTGCCGTTGCGTCTCACCGGTCCCGAGCGCACCGTCGACCACCGGCGCCGGCTGGTCTGCGACACCTCGGTCGCACCGCCGGCGGACGGCGTCTGA
- a CDS encoding carbohydrate ABC transporter permease: MSSVTRTAAPAVTPLPPGPAAGAPRRSRLLRRANPLAGLGSLVWLVIVLVPLYTLVSSSLMHQDEALDGDPLAFPSRPTLDNYNTVLHSGFFTLLGNTAIVAVSTVAIVLVLSVPVAYVAVRTRNRWSSLAFRTFLLGVAIPAQAVIVPLYLLIGKMGLYDTLPAIILPTAAFAMPVSVLVLSGTMRDVSEELYEAMSLDGASPLRMLLQLAVPLSRAGISTVAIYSALQAWNGFLFPLILTQSEGNRVLTLGLFNFMSQFGVNIPAVLAAIVLSVVPIFAVYLVARRALVNGLMGVGGK, from the coding sequence ATGTCGTCCGTCACCCGCACCGCGGCGCCTGCCGTGACGCCCCTGCCGCCGGGTCCGGCCGCCGGTGCGCCACGGCGCAGCCGCCTGCTGCGCAGAGCGAACCCACTGGCCGGCCTCGGTTCGCTGGTCTGGCTCGTCATCGTGCTGGTCCCGCTCTACACGCTGGTCTCCTCGTCGCTGATGCATCAGGACGAAGCACTCGACGGCGACCCGCTGGCCTTCCCCTCCCGTCCCACGCTGGACAACTACAACACCGTGCTGCACAGCGGCTTCTTCACGCTGCTCGGCAACACCGCGATCGTCGCCGTTTCCACGGTGGCCATCGTGCTGGTGCTGTCCGTCCCGGTGGCCTACGTCGCGGTACGCACCCGGAATCGCTGGTCGTCGCTGGCCTTCAGGACCTTCCTGCTCGGGGTGGCGATCCCGGCTCAGGCGGTGATCGTCCCGCTGTATCTGCTGATCGGGAAGATGGGCCTCTACGACACCCTGCCGGCGATCATCCTGCCCACCGCCGCCTTCGCGATGCCGGTGTCGGTACTGGTGCTCAGCGGCACGATGCGGGACGTCTCCGAAGAGCTGTACGAGGCGATGTCCCTCGACGGTGCGTCGCCACTGCGGATGCTGCTCCAGCTGGCAGTACCACTCTCCAGGGCCGGCATCAGCACAGTGGCCATCTACTCCGCACTGCAGGCCTGGAACGGCTTCCTCTTCCCGCTGATCCTCACCCAGTCCGAGGGCAACAGGGTCCTGACGCTCGGCCTGTTCAACTTCATGTCCCAGTTCGGCGTGAACATCCCCGCCGTGCTGGCAGCGATCGTCCTCTCCGTGGTGCCGATCTTCGCGGTCTATCTGGTGGCCCGGCGCGCCCTGGTGAACGGCCTGATGGGGGTGGGCGGCAAGTAG
- a CDS encoding carbohydrate ABC transporter permease translates to MSTTPLATQHVEDAKTARPVKRGDGRAAGSNVGRPHVGWALPGLLFFAVFAIAPLALAVYLSFCTWDGLNSPTPAGLANWTRLFKDHDFGQAAWLSLLLTTISWAFQTPVALLLGVWAAGRQRSRALLSAIFFIPLLLSTTAIAMLFHALLDPNFGVIKEIGPWIGVDPNVMGTSTGALLVVAFVGGWQFMPFHTLIYQGGARQVPEVLYQAASIDGAGMLRQFFHITLPQLRHTVTTSSVLMIVGSLTYFDTVLIMTKGGPGTDTTILPYLMYRTGFQTYDLGYAAAIATALVVVATSLSLVLVRFSGFGTMRSTREGM, encoded by the coding sequence ATGTCCACCACTCCGCTCGCCACGCAGCACGTTGAGGACGCGAAAACGGCCCGACCCGTCAAGCGCGGAGACGGCAGGGCGGCCGGCAGCAATGTCGGCCGCCCGCACGTCGGCTGGGCGCTCCCCGGTCTGCTCTTCTTCGCCGTCTTCGCGATCGCCCCGCTGGCACTCGCCGTCTATCTGTCCTTCTGTACGTGGGACGGCCTGAACTCGCCCACACCGGCCGGACTGGCCAACTGGACGCGGCTCTTCAAGGACCACGACTTCGGCCAGGCCGCCTGGCTGAGTCTGCTGCTCACCACGATCAGCTGGGCCTTCCAGACCCCGGTCGCGCTGCTGCTGGGAGTCTGGGCGGCGGGACGCCAGCGCAGCCGCGCCCTGCTCTCGGCGATCTTCTTCATCCCGCTGCTGCTGTCCACCACCGCCATCGCGATGCTCTTCCATGCCCTGCTGGACCCCAACTTCGGCGTGATCAAGGAAATCGGCCCCTGGATCGGGGTCGACCCCAACGTGATGGGGACCTCCACCGGTGCCCTGCTGGTGGTGGCGTTCGTCGGCGGCTGGCAGTTCATGCCGTTCCACACCCTGATCTACCAGGGGGGCGCGCGGCAGGTTCCCGAAGTCCTCTACCAGGCCGCGTCCATCGACGGCGCGGGGATGCTCCGGCAGTTCTTCCACATCACGCTGCCTCAGCTGCGGCACACCGTGACCACCTCGTCGGTGCTGATGATCGTGGGTTCGCTGACCTACTTCGACACCGTGCTGATCATGACCAAGGGCGGTCCTGGCACCGACACCACGATCCTGCCCTACCTGATGTACCGCACCGGCTTCCAGACGTACGACCTCGGCTACGCCGCCGCCATCGCCACCGCCCTGGTCGTGGTGGCCACCAGTCTCTCGCTGGTCCTGGTCCGCTTCAGCGGTTTCGGCACCATGCGCTCCACCCGGGAAGGTATGTAA
- a CDS encoding extracellular solute-binding protein, which translates to MVMAGVLAGCGSSSGGGGSSITAYVYGDDAVKVQKAAVAKFNKTSDVKVKLVSVPGTDYVNKLRSAMGTPNAPDVFYNWGGGSIKPYVDAGQLVDLTSTVKSDATLKDGFLPSIMTAGSLDGKVYGVPMRGMQPVVLFYNKTLFAQNNLQAPKTWNDLQKDITTFKSRNITPFALGGADKWPELMWMEYLLDRTGGPGVFKKIQSGDSSGWGDPAVLRTAQTVKQLVDEGAFGSNFNSVDYGNGGAPTLLNKGKAAMHLMGSWEYSTQLGKAPKFAKKDLAWTTFPTVAGGVGDVNDVVGNPTNYWSINSRTKHKDAAVKFLKTMAAESYAKSLIANGDVPTTSHATSLFSSSPNPQFSTYQYDMVQKAPSFTLSWDQALESRIATPLLTEVSKLFAGKSTPEQFVSAMKAVK; encoded by the coding sequence ATGGTGATGGCCGGGGTTCTGGCCGGCTGCGGCTCGAGCAGTGGCGGTGGCGGCAGTTCCATCACCGCCTACGTCTACGGCGACGACGCGGTGAAGGTGCAGAAGGCGGCCGTCGCGAAGTTCAACAAGACGTCCGACGTCAAGGTGAAGCTGGTGTCGGTGCCCGGCACCGACTATGTGAACAAGCTCCGCAGCGCCATGGGAACGCCCAACGCGCCGGACGTCTTCTACAACTGGGGCGGTGGCTCCATCAAGCCCTATGTCGACGCCGGTCAGCTCGTGGACCTCACATCGACCGTCAAGAGCGACGCCACACTCAAGGACGGTTTCCTGCCGTCGATCATGACCGCGGGAAGTCTCGACGGAAAGGTCTACGGCGTTCCCATGCGCGGGATGCAGCCCGTGGTGCTCTTCTACAACAAGACCCTCTTCGCGCAGAACAACCTCCAGGCGCCCAAGACCTGGAACGACCTGCAGAAGGACATCACCACCTTCAAGTCCAGGAACATCACCCCCTTCGCCCTCGGCGGCGCCGACAAGTGGCCCGAGCTGATGTGGATGGAGTACCTGCTGGACCGGACCGGAGGCCCCGGGGTCTTCAAGAAGATCCAGAGCGGTGACTCCTCCGGGTGGGGCGATCCGGCGGTGCTCAGGACCGCGCAGACCGTGAAGCAACTGGTCGACGAGGGCGCCTTCGGCTCCAACTTCAACTCGGTCGACTATGGCAATGGCGGCGCGCCCACCCTGCTCAACAAGGGCAAGGCCGCCATGCACCTGATGGGCTCCTGGGAGTACTCGACCCAGCTGGGCAAGGCCCCGAAGTTCGCCAAGAAGGACCTGGCCTGGACGACCTTCCCGACCGTGGCCGGCGGCGTGGGTGACGTGAACGACGTGGTGGGCAATCCCACCAACTACTGGTCGATCAACTCCAGGACGAAGCACAAGGACGCGGCGGTCAAGTTCCTCAAGACCATGGCGGCGGAGTCGTACGCCAAGTCCCTGATCGCCAACGGGGACGTCCCCACCACCTCACACGCGACGTCCCTGTTCAGCTCGTCGCCCAACCCGCAGTTCTCCACGTACCAGTACGACATGGTGCAGAAGGCCCCGAGTTTCACTCTCTCGTGGGATCAGGCGCTGGAGTCCCGGATCGCCACCCCGCTGCTCACCGAGGTCAGCAAGCTCTTCGCCGGGAAGTCCACCCCTGAGCAGTTCGTCTCCGCGATGAAGGCCGTCAAGTAA
- a CDS encoding LacI family DNA-binding transcriptional regulator codes for MSPANVPSSQQKTPAGDQPEGAATLAEIARAAGVSAPTVSKVLNGRADVAASTRTRVEELLLQHGYRRRRGASQQSQLIDLVFHELESAWAMEVIRGVENVAREDGLSLVLSESAGRLTPGQTWVDGVLARRPVGVILVLSDLNAAQRAQLTSRDIPFVVVDPAGDPGDDVPSVGTTNWQGGLAATRHLVELGHRRIGVIGGPASMMCSRARLDGYRAALETAGLPVDPELVREGDFHHEAGYAAGLDLLRLPDPPTAVFTGNDLQALGVFEAARERGLRIPEDLSVVGFDDLPITRWVGPPLTTVRQPLLEMAETAARLVIDLGRGERPATTRVDLATRLVVRSSTAPPCR; via the coding sequence ATGAGCCCTGCGAACGTCCCGTCCTCACAGCAGAAGACGCCGGCCGGAGACCAGCCGGAAGGTGCCGCCACGCTGGCGGAGATCGCCCGTGCTGCCGGGGTCTCGGCTCCGACAGTTTCGAAAGTCCTGAACGGGCGCGCAGACGTCGCCGCCTCGACCCGCACCCGGGTCGAGGAACTGCTGCTCCAGCACGGCTACCGGCGCAGGCGGGGCGCCTCGCAGCAGTCCCAGCTGATCGACCTGGTCTTCCACGAACTCGAGAGTGCCTGGGCGATGGAGGTCATCAGGGGGGTCGAGAACGTCGCGAGGGAGGACGGGCTCAGCCTGGTCCTCTCCGAGAGCGCGGGCCGGCTGACACCTGGTCAGACCTGGGTGGACGGGGTACTGGCCCGCAGGCCCGTCGGGGTGATCCTGGTGCTCTCGGACCTCAACGCCGCCCAGCGTGCCCAGCTGACCAGCCGCGACATCCCCTTCGTCGTGGTCGACCCGGCCGGTGACCCGGGGGACGACGTCCCGTCGGTGGGCACCACCAACTGGCAGGGGGGACTCGCGGCCACCCGTCACCTGGTGGAGCTGGGCCATCGCCGGATCGGTGTCATCGGCGGCCCGGCCAGCATGATGTGCAGCCGGGCACGACTGGACGGATACCGCGCCGCACTGGAGACCGCCGGCCTCCCGGTGGACCCCGAGCTCGTGAGGGAGGGCGACTTCCACCACGAGGCCGGCTACGCCGCCGGTCTGGACCTGCTGCGCCTCCCGGACCCGCCCACCGCCGTGTTCACCGGGAACGATCTCCAGGCGCTCGGTGTCTTCGAGGCCGCCCGCGAGAGGGGGCTGCGCATCCCGGAGGACCTCAGTGTCGTCGGCTTCGACGATCTGCCGATCACCCGATGGGTGGGGCCGCCGCTCACCACCGTGCGTCAGCCGCTGCTCGAGATGGCCGAGACAGCGGCCCGGCTGGTGATCGACCTCGGCCGGGGTGAGCGGCCCGCCACCACCCGGGTGGATCTGGCGACGCGCCTGGTGGTGCGCAGCAGCACCGCCCCGCCCTGCCGCTGA
- the aroC gene encoding chorismate synthase, translating to MSRLRWLTAGESHGPALVATLEGLPAGVTITTGMVADALARRRLGYGRGARMKFEKDEVTFLGGVRHGLTMGGPVAVMVGNTEWPKWEQVMSADPVDPEELAKLARNAPLTRPRPGHADLAGMQKYSLDEARPILERASARETAARVALGTVARSYLRATTGIEIVSHVVELAGAKAPYGVVPVPADEAKLDEDPVRCLDADASKAMVAEIDQAHKDGDTLGGVVEVLAYGVPVGLGSHVHWDRRLDARLAAALMGIQAIKGVEVGDGFDLARVPGSRAHDEIVPTAEGVRRTSGRSGGTEGGMSTGELLRVRAAMKPIATVPRALATIDVATGEVAAAHHQRSDVCAVPAAGIVAEAMVALVLADAVAEKFGGDSVGETSRNVRSYLDHLQIR from the coding sequence TTGAGCAGGTTGCGTTGGCTGACCGCGGGGGAGTCGCACGGACCCGCACTGGTGGCGACGCTGGAGGGCCTTCCCGCCGGTGTCACGATCACCACGGGCATGGTGGCGGACGCGCTCGCCCGGCGACGGCTCGGTTATGGCCGCGGCGCCCGGATGAAGTTCGAGAAGGACGAGGTCACCTTCCTCGGCGGCGTACGGCACGGACTGACCATGGGCGGACCGGTGGCCGTCATGGTGGGCAACACCGAGTGGCCCAAGTGGGAGCAGGTCATGTCGGCCGACCCGGTCGACCCCGAGGAGCTGGCCAAGCTGGCCCGCAACGCTCCGCTGACCCGCCCCCGCCCCGGCCACGCCGACCTCGCGGGGATGCAGAAGTACTCGCTCGACGAGGCCCGGCCGATCCTGGAGCGCGCCAGCGCCCGTGAGACGGCGGCCCGGGTGGCGCTCGGCACGGTGGCCCGTTCGTACCTCAGGGCGACAACCGGGATCGAGATCGTCTCCCATGTCGTGGAGCTGGCCGGCGCGAAAGCGCCCTACGGCGTCGTTCCGGTCCCCGCCGACGAGGCGAAGCTGGACGAGGACCCGGTGCGCTGCCTGGACGCCGACGCGTCGAAGGCGATGGTCGCGGAGATCGACCAGGCCCACAAGGACGGCGACACCCTGGGCGGCGTGGTCGAGGTGCTCGCCTACGGCGTGCCGGTGGGGCTCGGATCCCATGTGCACTGGGACCGCCGGCTGGACGCGCGGCTCGCCGCCGCGCTGATGGGAATCCAGGCGATCAAGGGCGTCGAGGTCGGGGACGGCTTCGACCTCGCACGGGTGCCCGGCTCCCGGGCCCACGACGAGATCGTGCCCACCGCCGAGGGCGTCCGCCGCACCTCCGGCCGCTCCGGCGGAACCGAGGGCGGTATGTCCACAGGTGAACTGCTGAGGGTGAGGGCCGCGATGAAGCCGATCGCCACCGTGCCCCGGGCACTCGCCACCATCGACGTGGCCACCGGAGAGGTGGCGGCCGCTCACCACCAGCGCTCGGACGTGTGTGCGGTACCGGCCGCGGGCATCGTGGCCGAGGCCATGGTCGCGCTGGTCCTCGCGGACGCCGTCGCCGAGAAGTTCGGCGGTGACAGCGTCGGCGAGACCAGCCGCAACGTCCGGTCGTACCTCGACCACCTCCAGATCCGATGA
- the aroB gene encoding 3-dehydroquinate synthase: MSGPLVVLVGPMGVGKSTVGELLAERLGAVYRDTDADIVEAEGRTIADIFVDEGEEHFRALERAAVRAAVAGHTGVLALGGGAVLDESTRALLAGHPVVYLSMDVDEAVKRVGLNTARPLLAVNPRRQWRELMDARRSLYTEVAREVVATDNRTPEEVAQAVIDALELAQPAGGTPSAAGAAAPRTPGQENTHMTQDAPIRIQVGGTDGHDPYEVLVGRRLLGELPSLIGEQTKRVAVLHPEALAETGEAVRQDLADQGYEAIAIQLPNAEEAKTVEVAAYCWKALGQTGFTRTDVIIGVGGGATTDVAGFVAATWLRGVRWIAVPTTVLGMVDAAVGGKTGINTAEGKNLVGAFHPPAGVLCDLAALDSLPVNDYVSGMAEIIKAGFIADPVILDLVESDPEAARTPAGPHTAELIERSIRVKAEVVSNDLRESGLREILNYGHTLAHAIEKNERYKWRHGAAVSVGMVFAAELGRLAGRLDDATADRHSAVLASVGLPLTYRGDQWPKLLETMKVDKKSRGNVLRFIVLDGLGKPTVLEGPDPAVLLAAYGEVSA, encoded by the coding sequence ATGAGCGGGCCGCTGGTCGTCCTGGTCGGGCCGATGGGTGTCGGCAAGTCCACCGTGGGCGAACTGCTCGCCGAGCGCCTGGGCGCGGTCTACCGGGACACCGACGCGGACATCGTCGAGGCCGAGGGCCGGACGATCGCGGACATCTTCGTCGACGAGGGCGAGGAGCACTTCCGCGCCCTCGAGCGGGCCGCTGTCCGCGCCGCGGTCGCCGGGCACACCGGCGTACTCGCGCTCGGCGGGGGCGCGGTGCTCGACGAGTCCACCCGGGCTCTGCTTGCCGGGCACCCGGTCGTCTATCTCTCGATGGATGTCGACGAGGCGGTCAAGCGCGTCGGACTGAACACCGCTCGCCCGCTGCTCGCCGTCAATCCGCGCAGGCAGTGGCGCGAACTGATGGACGCTCGCCGCTCGCTGTACACCGAAGTCGCCCGTGAGGTCGTAGCCACCGACAACCGCACGCCCGAGGAGGTGGCCCAAGCGGTCATCGACGCTCTGGAACTCGCGCAGCCCGCGGGGGGCACGCCATCCGCGGCGGGCGCCGCGGCCCCCAGGACACCCGGCCAGGAGAACACCCACATGACGCAGGACGCTCCCATCCGTATCCAGGTCGGCGGCACGGACGGCCACGATCCGTACGAGGTGCTGGTGGGCCGCCGGCTGCTGGGCGAGCTGCCGTCGCTGATCGGTGAGCAGACCAAGCGGGTCGCGGTCCTGCACCCGGAGGCACTCGCCGAGACCGGTGAGGCCGTGCGGCAGGATCTCGCGGACCAGGGATACGAGGCCATCGCGATCCAGCTGCCCAACGCCGAGGAGGCCAAGACCGTCGAGGTCGCCGCCTACTGCTGGAAGGCACTGGGCCAGACCGGTTTCACCCGCACCGACGTCATCATCGGCGTCGGAGGCGGAGCCACCACCGATGTCGCCGGGTTCGTCGCGGCGACCTGGCTGCGCGGGGTGCGCTGGATCGCCGTCCCGACCACGGTGCTGGGCATGGTCGACGCCGCGGTCGGCGGCAAGACCGGCATCAACACCGCCGAGGGCAAGAACCTGGTGGGTGCCTTCCATCCGCCCGCCGGGGTGCTCTGCGATCTGGCGGCCCTGGACTCGCTGCCGGTCAACGACTACGTGTCCGGCATGGCCGAGATCATCAAGGCGGGCTTCATCGCCGACCCGGTCATCCTGGACCTCGTCGAGTCCGACCCCGAGGCCGCCCGTACCCCCGCCGGTCCGCACACCGCCGAGCTCATCGAGCGGTCCATCCGGGTCAAGGCCGAGGTCGTGTCGAACGACCTGAGGGAGTCGGGACTGCGCGAGATCCTCAACTACGGGCACACCCTGGCCCACGCCATCGAGAAGAACGAGCGCTACAAGTGGCGGCACGGCGCAGCCGTCTCCGTCGGTATGGTCTTCGCCGCCGAACTCGGACGCCTGGCGGGCCGCCTCGACGATGCGACAGCCGACCGGCACAGTGCCGTACTGGCCTCCGTCGGGCTGCCGCTGACCTACCGCGGTGACCAGTGGCCCAAGCTTCTGGAGACCATGAAGGTCGACAAGAAGTCCCGGGGCAACGTGCTGCGCTTCATCGTTCTCGACGGTCTCGGCAAACCGACCGTTCTGGAAGGCCCCGACCCGGCGGTGCTGCTCGCCGCGTACGGGGAGGTCTCCGCGTGA
- the aroQ gene encoding type II 3-dehydroquinate dehydratase, giving the protein MNRKVLVLNGPNLGRLGSREPDVYGATSYAGLVDACRSLGKELGFDVEVRETNDEGELIRWLHEAADGSVPVVINPGAFTHYSYGMRDAAAQRTAPLIEVHISNPYAREEFRHNSVIAAVASGTVAGFGIGSYRLALRALAGELAA; this is encoded by the coding sequence GTGAACAGGAAGGTCCTCGTCCTCAACGGCCCCAATCTGGGCCGGCTGGGCTCCCGCGAGCCCGATGTGTACGGAGCGACCTCGTACGCGGGGCTCGTCGACGCCTGCCGGAGCCTCGGCAAGGAGCTCGGCTTCGATGTCGAGGTCCGGGAGACCAACGACGAGGGGGAGCTGATCCGCTGGCTGCACGAGGCGGCAGACGGGTCGGTCCCCGTAGTGATCAACCCCGGGGCCTTCACCCACTACTCGTACGGAATGCGTGACGCCGCGGCGCAGCGCACCGCGCCGCTCATCGAGGTGCACATCTCGAATCCGTACGCCCGCGAGGAGTTCCGTCACAACTCGGTAATCGCTGCCGTCGCCAGCGGCACGGTCGCGGGCTTCGGAATCGGCTCCTACCGCCTTGCGCTGCGCGCGCTGGCCGGAGAACTCGCCGCCTGA
- a CDS encoding AAA family ATPase → MHAMGAPLPPSHGGAAGWMPGAQHPDQAPGWVAPAPQRPPAPAAPPAPSLPPESTGHVRLPPGGPVALPAPPPASVRADTGSTTLAVLLIGPAGAGKTTVARHWAQRRPVPTAHISLDDVREWVCSGFADPQSGWNDHSEAQYRLARRTCGFAARNFLANGISCILDDAVFPDRPVVGLGGWKRHVGPGLLPVVLLPGLEIVLERNAARSGNRRLSDEEVARIHGRMAGWYGSGLPIIDNSAFDVETTAQVLDDVLARSIASPPTW, encoded by the coding sequence ATGCACGCTATGGGGGCTCCGCTGCCGCCGTCCCACGGGGGAGCCGCAGGGTGGATGCCGGGTGCCCAGCACCCGGACCAGGCCCCGGGCTGGGTCGCTCCGGCCCCGCAACGGCCGCCGGCGCCCGCGGCCCCGCCGGCGCCTTCGCTGCCGCCGGAATCCACCGGCCATGTCCGGCTGCCCCCCGGCGGCCCTGTGGCCCTGCCCGCCCCTCCGCCCGCCAGCGTCCGTGCGGACACCGGCAGCACCACGCTCGCCGTGCTGCTGATCGGGCCTGCAGGCGCCGGCAAGACCACCGTCGCCCGGCACTGGGCGCAGCGGCGTCCGGTGCCCACCGCGCACATCAGCCTGGACGATGTGCGCGAGTGGGTCTGCTCCGGGTTCGCCGATCCGCAGTCCGGCTGGAACGACCACTCCGAGGCCCAGTACCGCCTCGCCCGGCGTACCTGCGGTTTCGCCGCCCGGAACTTCCTGGCCAACGGCATCTCCTGCATCCTCGACGACGCGGTCTTCCCCGACCGGCCCGTGGTCGGTCTCGGCGGCTGGAAGCGCCATGTCGGCCCCGGCCTGCTGCCGGTCGTTCTCCTTCCGGGCCTGGAGATCGTGCTGGAACGTAACGCCGCCCGCAGCGGGAACCGCCGGCTGAGCGACGAGGAAGTCGCTCGGATCCACGGCCGGATGGCCGGCTGGTACGGCTCCGGGCTGCCGATCATCGACAACTCGGCCTTCGATGTGGAGACCACCGCCCAGGTGCTCGACGACGTACTGGCGCGGTCCATCGCCAGCCCTCCCACCTGGTGA